From the genome of Amia ocellicauda isolate fAmiCal2 chromosome 14, fAmiCal2.hap1, whole genome shotgun sequence, one region includes:
- the LOC136768733 gene encoding putative C-type lectin domain family 20 member A, giving the protein MSLDQLQGGKWKNWPCIQPASFFCSAKERNITLVKLNRTWEEAQDYCRSHHTDLASILSERDQYHAFWESEDAQSSHVWLGLRLSLVTGSWFWVNREPRGLGWEILW; this is encoded by the exons ATGTCCCTTGACCAACTGCAAGGAGGCAAATGGAAGAATTGGCCGTGCATCCAGCCAGCTTCTTTCTTCTGCTCTGCCA aGGAGCGCAACATCACCCTGGTGAAGCTGAACAGGACATGGGAGGAAGCACAGGACTACTGCCGATCTCACCACACTGACCTCGCCAGTATCCTCTCAGAGAGGGACCAGTACCACGCATTCTGGGAGTCTGAAGATGCCCAGTCGTCCCATGTGTGGCTGGGCCTGCGACTCAGCCTTGTAACGGGCTCCTGGTTCTGGGTGAACAGGGAGCCCCGGGGGCTGGGCTGGGAGATCCTGTGGTGA